One Micropterus dolomieu isolate WLL.071019.BEF.003 ecotype Adirondacks linkage group LG23, ASM2129224v1, whole genome shotgun sequence DNA window includes the following coding sequences:
- the si:dkey-250d21.1 gene encoding uncharacterized protein si:dkey-250d21.1, whose translation MTDCCAAANCDYRQGEPENSTPLFCFPLDPERCKQWLNNCCRQDLASEPPEQLHKLYRLCAKHFEPSMISHQSASSSVLQEDAIPTIFDFSAPLNNQSTCNRKRARDPSEEEPTSVKKTKENAATTEVAEETREISGENSATSEVQKDNQTQEDVGSSKAKETLKVYFKEILALTGFSINGANADEPIGGARGQQALNRICVEKIDKKEILQFSEDLMREEIQNSLRQARFFSILLQDVTSIEGKEQIPVFIRSVTVDGFPQKHLIGFLPCDMDAENLFYMLLSELRNKWGLRMEHCRGLSYLVTGSMCQKMRDLTCRILQEFPQVVLSPSDPYAFNIWIIRCMPVPSIQNVANTVEEVASLLRRTPELCKRLEGKIQTTYGHVKGEVDRIKAAVSENWEYGTDAFQTMLDILEPFLNCINEMISKVDEDTAEQMAKLKPVLKNFNFIITLVVLKNTLCCVSILNSSLRGIISISSTLQYTISNALKLVSKYQQELAIFHRKWFSDAAGRAKKLGVEVTKPEMDQGDTTETPLEDFYRETLSRPILQYLVAEVKRVFSTEMVRILRWLSLVPSYMADHNFSIRRDKVADANLNNLARPDTFYEELGCWEVKWRHASKRRILPTTVFATLKIPDIGFYPNVQSLLRVLGTVPCVNAEADVYGQYHMVLERCHSYLRATPEDQRQCSMAYVYVNQDVHFNVEQMVESYAQKHPDILQLLQMDDDTKEKPSQVASHGNHAEKDTEEELQLINLEMDAERLVELKCAETDREALKSALQAAVTAAYSSQSRQHGDSSAQDGEVEYVTKSEMKEVLTVCENAVREGILMEVGSSFFSLFIDRVVKMGEKNYLPLFLRFVDSFDVMRLELMAFLEADLDCDAMVQRLLEIVTVDWHLDLSNCRGQAYLGSGDVSYKLKAFACKVQENYPLAISTHCSSYSFNTWWSKSIPVPAVKRALDTFEEVLMFFGSSATLQKQLDYVIAFGLRESYEKVQELQGKFCALWQEKHDSYEVFVQMLEPLVECLEKIKNNPQRWKAFVSEQAGALLRKVMEFDFIIAMVVLKNASSFTRELSAGLQKDHFSAASQLCQISGIVATLNRVKTNMKVFHQNWFDEACAMAQSLRVQIEVPENSLPRDGMIKPVGFYKDGLSVPLVDNLINAVKDHFSEDHKEALNFLSLVPCSVTVSYMFESLKSKPPLYSSDLPDADNFFTELCCWRVTWKTKVASVTIPGSIFHTLRLPLMQYFGNINALLRIMSVLPSTALEDCGVVMRHKKFQEYLRNTNPKDRSPCLAMLQVGTDFSRDLDRMVTQCLKVTPQALEGICLDKESKSFNRNSENNMEVECEKEESEEPKMEQSPDKIEDQDMKPADENGHAGDNRQSMASVFRLAALLGKKNSNLLDLSEEDRELFIQELSMCHWFGSESKCASWIGDDEMVNLLINGIRDVILKEIQESPFFSLITDKPVKIADKTHLPVFVRYVGESAPKVELMGFLPFDENCHVDTQANNLAKILTEDWGLPMSQCRGQAFMHLGSGYQSLKKMSLDFLKSYPLSVVTPSESCGLAYWLAGSVPCPSVAKMLAITEDLLLFFDESPCLEGQLAQAVDGLLNMPREALEEIPETCCSRWKKREDFFDILADTLEGILSCLDAVSSSAMGAKSMHAQVLSIALRNMDFIVTLVILKNACAPLRNCSTVFRCGNPADILCEVEKIPSIIETLNKMLENVSTVHSTWFEQAFQLATKVAPEQVCFSEEANSYESPEIYYRENLSVPLLRSLIEEMKYSFSDSHLKALKILSLLPSCNPQPILSESTDKPFSPYLTDIPEPDAAEQEISAWASVWSEKYQDVAPPTSIAETLVHPESTSHPTVTLLLRLVAVLPSVSMECDLMKTTLNSMRDRLKNTVCKGSRMDHVMLLSHCPTLLRLPEVIEKCMEVDPESTPCLSQVMGTLRRLKLDSGSVETKPAAATESPASSVAEKPADVEVKSADNEVVPEIALGPRKAASFYEPQLREEILKELWDSQFFTVITEQAIEIDGELYVPLCIRYLNKEDIQCEETLAFIPFGEDPVVLADAIETALSEKWGLNMEYCRGQALLSVGGVGAQMRAVSLAIAKKYPQAVRTVSSALSLNVWLARSSPAEEAADGAVLIGKILHWLTEDVDRQNKLEDMIIHVFQHDEGKGNELRDKLIKNWEKSHDMHEVMVEILEAVMLCLNELKGEGSTSNQQQASQFFDAIRNFEFILSTVVQENVLSVTKKLSQSLQGKPLDMLLAVNNLPDLKASLSKLKSDIDIHHKAWFEEAVALASNLRVTMLHSVLLEPLSEFYKESLSMKVVEHSIAEIDDLFTEKVLDTLRCLEIVPYAMSKVETSILSGLVFRLYKEDLPDQVSLHSEMKSWKEKWLDPLAGYLPTTVLDTLKTSQIRSFSNIETLLRLQVILPFSRRESNFRQGKRSLLEFMQQEKRSLAELHPL comes from the exons ATGACTGACTGCTGCGCCGCAGCGAACTGTGATTATCGGCAAGGGGAACCTGAAAACTCCACTCCACTTTTCTGCTTTCCTTTGGACCCGGAACG ctgcaaacaatggctgaacaacTGTTGTCGCCAAGACTTGGCATCAGAACCTCCCGAGCAGTTGCATAAGCTGTACAGACTTTGTGCAAAGCACTTTGAGCCCTCTATGATTTCTCATCAG AGCGCCTCCAGTAGCGTCTTACAGGAAGATGCTATTCCAACAATATTTGACTTTTCTGCGCCTCTGAATAATCAATCAACCTGCAACAGGAAACGAGCCAGAGATCCT TCGGAAGAGGAACCTACTTctgtgaagaaaacaaaag AAAACGCAGCAACAACAGAAGTGGCTGAGGAGACAAGAGAAATATCTGGAGAGAACAGTGCAACGTCTGAAGTGCAAAAAGATAACCAAACCCAAGAGGATGTAGGCAGCTCCAAAGCAAAAGAGACTCTAAAAGTCTATTTCAAGGAAATCCTGGCACTGACTGGTTTCAGCATCAATGGTGCAAACGCTGATGAGCCGATTGGAGGTGCAAGAGGTCAACAGGCGCTTAATCGAATCTGCGTGGAGAAAATTGACAAGAAAGAAATCCTCCAGTTCAGCGAAGACCTCATGCGGGAGGAGATCCAAAACAGCCTCAGACAGGCACGATTCTTCTCCATTCTGCTTCAGGATGTGACGAGTATAGAGGGAAAGGAGCAGATCCCAGTTTTCATCAGGTCTGTCACAGTGGATGGGTTCCCACAAAAGCACCTCATTGGGTTCTTGCCGTGCGACATGGATGCAGAGAATCTGTTTTACATGCTCCTCTCAGAGTTGCGAAACAAGTGGGGGCTACGGATGGAGCACTGCAGAGGACTTAGTTATCTGGTTACAGGTAGCATGTGTCAGAAAATGCGAGACCTTACCTGCAGGATTCTGCAGGAGTTTCCCCAAGTAGTTCTGTCACCGAGTGACCCATATGCCTTCAACATATGGATTATTCGCTGCATGCCTGTGCCCTCCATTCAAAATGTTGCAAACACTGTAGAGGAGGTGGCCTCGTTACTCAGGAGAACACCAGAGCTGTGCAAAAGATTGGAGGGAAAGATCCAGACGACATACGGGCATGTAAAAGGGGAAGTGGACAGGATCAAAGCAGCTGTCAGTGAGAATTGGGAATATGGCACAGATGCCTTCCAGACCATGTTGGATATTCTGGAGCCATTTCTGAACTGCATCAATGAGATGATTTCAAAGGTAGATGAAGATACTGCTGAACAGATGGCTAAGCTCAAGCCAGTTTTGAAGAATTTCAATTTCATCATCACACTTGTTGTTCTGAAGAACACCCTCTGTTGTGTGAGCATACTCAACTCGAGTCTCAGGGGAATAATTAGCATCAGCAGTACCTTGCAGTACACTATTTCCAATGCCTTAAAGCTGGTAAGCAAATACCAACAGGAGCTTGCAATATTCCATAGGAAATGGTTTTCAGATGCAGCTGGCAGAGCAAAGAAGCTGGGAGTGGAGGTCACCAAACCAGAGATGGACCAAGGAGACACAACTGAAACACCACTGGAGGACTTTTACAGAGAGACTCTGAGCCGGCCCATCTTGCAGTATCTTGTTGCAGAGGTAAAGAGAGTGTTCAGCACAGAGATGGTGAGGATTCTTCGCTGGCTCTCGTTAGTGCCATCTTACATGGCTGACCACAATTTTAGCATTCGCAGGGATAAAGTAGCCGATGCCAACTTGAACAACCTTGCCAGGCCTGACACATTCTATGAAGAGCTTGGTTGTTGGGAAGTGAAGTGGAGGCATGCGAGCAAGCGCAGGATCCTACCAACCACAGTGTTTGCTACGCTCAAGATTCCGGATATTGGGTTTTATCCGAATGTGCAGAGCTTGCTGAGGGTGTTGGGCACTGTTCCATGTGTAAATGCAGAGGCAGATGTGTATGGCCAATACCATATGGTACTGGAGCGGTGCCACTCCTACCTGAGAGCCACGCCAGAGGACCAAAGACAATGCAGCATGGCATATGTCTATGTGAACCAAGATGTCCACTTCAATGTTGAACAAATGGTGGAATCATATGCCCAGAAGCATCCTGACATCCTGCAGTTGCTGCAAATG GATGATGACACAAAGGAGAAGCCTTCCCAAG TGGCATCCCATGGAAACCATGCTGAAAAGGACACTGAAGAAGAATTACAGCTCATAAACCTAGAGATGGATGCTGAGAGGCTTGTGGAGCTAAAGTGTGCAGAGACTGATAGAGAAGCTCTTAAATCTGCGCTGCAGGCTGCAGTGACGGCTGCATACAGCAGTCAGAGTAGGCAACATGGTGACTCTTCTGCTCAGGATGGGGAGGTTGAGTATGTGACTAAGTCTGAAATGAAAGAAGTTCTCACCGTGTGCGAGAATGCGGTCAGGGAGGGAATACTCATGGAAGTGGGGAGTTCATTCTTTTCCTTGTTCATTGACCGTGTCGTGAAGATGGGGGAGAAGAACTATCTCCCGCTTTTCCTTAGATTTGTGGACAGTTTTGATGTCATGCGGTTAGAGTTGATGGCCTTCCTTGAGGCGGACCTTGATTGCGATGCCATGGTACAGCGTCTCCTGGAAATCGTAACAGTTGATTGGCATCTTGATTTGAGTAACTGCAGAGGTCAAGCATACCTAGGCTCTGGTGACGTTTCCTACAAGCTGAAAGCCTTTGCCTGCAAAGTCCAGGAGAACTATCCTCTTGCTATAAGCACACACTGCTCTTCCTACTCTTTCAACACATGGTGGTCAAAATCCATCCCAGTGCCTGCTGTTAAGAGAGCCCTGGATACATTTGAAGAGGTTTTGATGTTTTTCGGCAGTAGTGCCACTCTACAAAAACAGCTAGACTATGTAATAGCCTTTGGTCTTAGAGAGAGCTATGAAAAGGTCCAAGAGTTACAGGGGAAGTTCTGTGCCCTTTGGCAAGAGAAGCATGATTCTTATGAGGTGTTTGTGCAGATGCTGGAGCCCCTGGTGGAATGTCTGGAGAAAAtcaaaaacaacccacagaggTGGAAAGCCTTTGTGTCTGAACAAGCTGGGGCACTCCTCCGTAAGGTAATGGAATTTGATTTCATCATTGCTATGGTGGTCTTAAAGAATGCATCCTCTTTCACCAGAGAGCTGAGTGCAGGGCTCCAGAAGGACCACTTCAGTGCTGCTTCCCAACTTTGCCAGATCAGTGGGATTGTAGCCACTCTGAACCgagtaaaaacaaatatgaagGTGTTTCACCAGAACTGGTTTGATGAGGCCTGTGCAATGGCACAGAGTCTAAGAGTGCAGATTGAAGTGCCTGAAAACTCTTTACCGAGAGACGGCATGATAAAGCCAGTCGGTTTTTACAAAGACGGCTTAAGTGTGCCCCTGGTAGATAACCTTATCAATGCCGTGAAGGATCATTTTTCAGAGGACCACAAAGAAGCTCTCAACTTCCTCTCCCTAGTTCCATGCTCCGTCACAGTGAGTTACATGTTTGAGAGCTTGAAGTCAAAGCCGCCTCTCTACAGCAGTGACCTTCCCGATGCTGACAACTTCTTCACTGAGCTGTGCTGTTGGAGAGTAACATGGAAGACCAAAGTAGCATCCGTGACCATCCCAGGCTCAATATTTCACACTTTGCGTCTGCCACTCATGCAGTACTTTGGGAACATCAATGCACTGCTGAGGATTATGTCTGTGCTACCCAGCACAGCACTGGAAGACTGTGGCGTTGTAATGCGCCACAAGAAGTTCCAAGAGTACCTGAGAAATACAAATCCTAAAGACAGGTCCCCGTGCTTGGCTATGCTGCAGGTGGGCACAGACTTCAGCAGAGACCTGGACCGCATGGTGACCCAGTGTTTGAAGGTTACTCCGCAAGCCTTGGAGGGTATCTGTCTG GACAAGGAATCCAAAAGTTTCAACAGGAACTCTGAAAATAATATGGAAG TTGAATGCGAAAAGGAGGAATCGGAAGAGCCTAAAATGGAACAATCTCCTGACAAGATTGAGGACCAGGACATGAAACCAGCAGATGAGAATGGGCACGCAGGAGATAACCGTCAAAGTATGGCGTCAGTATTCAGACTGGCCGCGCTACTGGGGAAAAAGAATAGCAACCTCTTGGACCTCTcagaagaggacagagagcTGTTCATCCAGGAGCTCAGCATGTGCCACTGGTTTGGAAGTGAGAGCAAATGCGCATCTTGGATAGGCGACGACGAAATGGTAAATCTCCTCATAAATGGAATCCGAGATGTCATTCTCAAGGAAATACAGGAATCGCCGTTCTTCTCCCTAATCACAGACAAACCTGTGAAAATTGCTGACAAGACGCATCTACCTGTTTTTGTCAGGTATGTTGGAGAATCCGCTCCTAAAGTAGAGCTCATGGGTTTCTTACCATTCGATGAAAACTGTCATGTTGATACACAAGCGAATAACCTCGCAAAGATTCTCACTGAAGACTGGGGCTTACCAATGTCTCAGTGTCGTGGACAAGCGTTCATGCACTTGGGCTCAGGTTATCAAAGCCTGAAGAAAATGTCTTTGGATTTCCTCAAGAGCTATCCGCTCTCTGTTGTAACACCCAGTGAGTCTTGCGGCCTTGCCTATTGGCTGGCAGGAAGTGTGCCTTGCCCTTCAGTAGCAAAAATGTTGGCTATCACAGAAGACCTGCTGCTGTTCTTTGATGAATCTCCTTGTCTGGAGGGACAGCTCGCACAGGCTGTTGATGGGCTTTTGAATATGCCAAGAGAGGCCCTGGAGGAAATACCAGAAACCTGTTGCTCCAggtggaaaaagagagaggactTCTTTGACATACTTGCAGACACATTAGAGGGCATCCTCAGCTGCCTAGACGCTGTTAGCTCTAGTGCCATGGGTGCCAAATCAATGCATGCGCAAGTTCTCTCTATCGCTCTGAGAAATATGGATTTCATTGTCACCCTTGTGATTCTGAAGAATGCTTGTGCTCCTCTTCGTAACTGTAGCACTGTCTTCCGCTGTGGAAACCCTGCTGATATTCTCTGTGAAGTGGAAAAAATCCCCTCCATCATAGAGACGCTTAACAAAATGTTAGAAAACGTGAGCACTGTGCACTCCACTTGGTTTGAGCAGGCGTTCCAGCTAGCAACCAAGGTAGCTCCTGAACAAGTGTGCTTTTCAGAGGAAGCTAACAGCTACGAATCTCCTGAGATATATTACAGAGAGAATCTAAGTGTTCCTCTCCTCAGAAGTCTCATTGAGGAAATGAAGTACAGCTTCTCAGACAGTCacttaaaggccctgaaaatcCTGTCGTTGCTGCCCTCCTGCAATCCGCAGCCCATTCTGTCTGAGTCCACAGACAAGCCATTCAGCCCCTACCTTACAGATATTCCCGAGCCTGACGCAGCCGAGCAGGAAATCAGCGCCTGGGCTTCTGTCTGGAGCGAGAAGTACCAAGATGTCGCTCCTCCAACATCCATCGCTGAAACACTTGTCCATCCTGAGTCAACGAGCCACCCAACGGTAACCTTACTGCTTAGGCTAGTTGCTGTCCTGCCCAGTGTAAGTATGGAGTGTGACCTGATGAAGACCACTCTCAATTCCATGAGGGATCGTTTAAAAAACACTGTATGCAAAGGCAGCAGAATGGATCATGTGATGCTCCTCTCtcactgcccaacactgctgagACTGCCGGAGGTCATTGAGAAGTGTATGGAGGTTGATCCAGAGAGCACTCCATGTCTTTCCCAG GTGATGGGAACTTTACGAAGACTGAAGTTGGACAGTG GAAGCGTTGAAACAAAACCAGCAGCGGCAACAGAATCGCCTGCCTCCAGTGTAGCAGAAAAGCCCGCTGATGTTGAGGTGAAATCGGCTGATAATGAAGTGGTACCGGAGATCGCCCTCGGACCGAGAAAAGCTGCGTCTTTCTATGAGCCACAACTGCGTGAAGAAATCCTCAAGGAACTCTGGGACTCTCAGTTCTTCACCGTTATAACTGAGCAGGCTATTGAAATTGACGGTGAGCTCTATGTGCCATTGTGTATCAGATACTTAAACAAAGAGGACATCCAGTGTGAGGAAACATTGGCTTTCATCCCTTTCGGCGAAGACCCAGTTGTTCTTGCAGACGCTATTGAGACCGCCCTGTCTGAGAAGTGGGGGCTCAACATGGAGTACTGTAGAGGACAGGCCTTGCTGAGTGTTGGTGGAGTAGGAGCCCAGATGAGGGCTGTAAGTTTAGCTATAGCTAAGAAATACCCCCAGGCTGTAAGAACTGTCAGCTCTGCTCTGTCTCTCAATGTATGGCTGGCTAGATCCTCTCCTGCTGAAGAAGCAGCGGATGGAGCAGTTCTAATAGGTAAAATATTACATTGGCTCACAGAGGATGTAGACCGCCAGAACAAACTGGAAGACATGATCATTCATGTGTTCCAGCACGATGAAGGAAAGGGCAACGAGCTGAGGGACAAACTCATCAAAAACTGGGAGAAGAGTCATGACATGCACGAAGTGATGGTAGAGATTTTAGAAGCTGTCATGCTCTGCTTGAATGAGTTGAAAGGGGAGGGAAGTACTTCAAACCAGCAGCAAGCGTCGCAGTTCTTCGACGCGATCAGAAACTTTGAATTCATCCTGTCAACTGTGGTGCAGGAGAACGTCTTGAGTGTAACGAAAAAGCTAAGTCAGTCTCTTCAGGGTAAACCCTTAGACATGTTACTGGCTGTGAATAACTTGCCTGATCTCAAAGCATCCCTCAGTAAACTGAAGAGCGATATTGACATCCACCACAAGGCCTGGTTTGAAGAAGCCGTTGCGCTGGCTTCTAATCTCCGTGTAACGATGTTGCATTCAGTGCTTCTAGAGCCATTAAGTGAGTTTTATAAAGAATCATTGAGCATGAAGGTTGTAGAGCACTCAATAGCAGAAATTGACGACCTCTTCACAGAAAAGGTATTGGATACCTTGAGGTGTCTGGAGATTGTGCCTTACGCAATGTCTAAAGTAGAAACCAGCATTCTTAGTGGTCTTGTGTTCCGCCTGTACAAGGAGGACCTGCCAGATCAGGTCTCTCTTCACTCTGAGATGAAGTCGTGGAAGGAGAAATGGTTGGATCCCCTGGCAGGCTATCTCCCAACTACTGTGCTCGATACACTCAAGACCTCACAGATAAGAAGTTTTAGTAACATTGAAACTCTCCTCAGACTCCAGGTCATCTTGCCATTTTCAAGGAGGGAGAGCAACTTCAGGCAGGGAAAAAGAAGCTTGCTGGAGTTCATGCAGCAGGAAAAGCGATCCCTCGCAGAGCTACATCCTCTGTAA